One window from the genome of Pseudonocardia hierapolitana encodes:
- the ffh gene encoding signal recognition particle protein codes for MFDTLSERLSGTLANLRGKGRLSDADIDATAREIRIALLEADVALPVVRNFITRVKERAKGAEVSGALNPAQQVVKIVNEELVAILGGETRRIRLAKEPPSVIMLAGLQGSGKTTLAGKLAHWLKNQGHTPLLVACDLQRPNAVNQLQIVGERAGATTFAPEPGNGVGDPVDVARRGIAHARAKHYDIVIVDTAGRLGVDEELMRQAADIRDAVSPDETLFVVDAMIGQDAVATAEAFRDGVGFTGVVLTKLDGDARGGAALSVREVTGEPILFASNGEKLADFDVFHPDRMASRILGMGDLLTLIEQAEQAFDQEQTAKAAAKISTGELTLEDFLEQMLAVRKMGPIGNILGMLPGAGQMKDALAQVDDKQLDRLQAIIRGMTPAERADPKIINGSRRLRIANGSGVAVSEVNDVVNRFFEARKMMKQMAGQFGFGSRSATKKQNKGRKGKKGKARGRGPTPARAAGLPFGGGGMPDLSGLPPSLRELPPGLDQLPPGFDPSKFKFPKEK; via the coding sequence GTGTTCGACACCCTCTCCGAGCGCCTCAGCGGCACCCTTGCCAACCTCCGCGGCAAGGGGCGCCTCTCCGACGCCGACATCGACGCCACGGCGCGCGAGATCCGCATCGCGCTGCTGGAGGCCGACGTCGCGCTGCCGGTGGTCCGCAACTTCATCACGCGGGTCAAGGAGCGGGCGAAGGGCGCGGAGGTCTCCGGTGCGCTGAACCCGGCCCAGCAGGTCGTCAAGATCGTCAACGAGGAGCTCGTCGCGATCCTCGGCGGCGAGACGCGCCGCATCCGGCTCGCCAAGGAGCCGCCGAGCGTGATCATGCTCGCCGGCCTGCAGGGTTCCGGCAAGACCACACTCGCGGGCAAGCTCGCGCACTGGCTGAAGAACCAGGGGCACACGCCGCTGCTCGTGGCCTGCGACCTCCAGCGGCCCAACGCGGTCAACCAGCTGCAGATCGTCGGAGAGCGGGCCGGCGCCACCACGTTCGCCCCCGAGCCGGGCAACGGCGTGGGCGACCCGGTGGACGTCGCCCGCCGCGGCATCGCCCACGCCCGCGCCAAGCACTACGACATCGTCATCGTCGACACCGCGGGCCGACTCGGCGTCGACGAGGAGCTGATGCGCCAGGCCGCGGACATCCGCGACGCCGTCTCGCCGGACGAGACCCTGTTCGTCGTCGACGCCATGATCGGCCAGGACGCCGTGGCCACCGCCGAGGCGTTCCGCGACGGCGTCGGCTTCACCGGTGTCGTGCTCACCAAGCTCGACGGCGACGCCCGCGGCGGGGCGGCCCTTTCGGTGCGCGAGGTCACGGGCGAGCCGATCCTCTTCGCGTCCAACGGCGAGAAGCTCGCCGACTTCGACGTCTTCCACCCCGACCGGATGGCGAGCCGCATCCTCGGGATGGGCGACCTGCTCACGCTCATCGAGCAGGCCGAGCAGGCGTTCGACCAGGAGCAGACCGCCAAGGCCGCCGCCAAGATCTCCACCGGCGAGCTCACCCTCGAGGACTTCCTCGAGCAGATGCTCGCGGTCCGCAAGATGGGCCCGATCGGCAACATCCTCGGCATGCTGCCCGGCGCCGGGCAGATGAAGGACGCGCTGGCCCAGGTCGACGACAAGCAGCTCGACCGGCTGCAGGCGATCATCCGCGGCATGACGCCCGCCGAGCGGGCCGACCCGAAGATCATCAATGGCTCGCGCCGGCTGCGCATCGCCAACGGCTCCGGGGTCGCGGTCAGCGAGGTCAACGACGTCGTCAACCGGTTCTTCGAGGCCCGGAAGATGATGAAGCAGATGGCCGGGCAGTTCGGTTTCGGCAGCCGCAGCGCCACGAAGAAGCAGAACAAGGGCCGCAAGGGCAAGAAGGGCAAGGCGAGGGGGCGCGGGCCCACACCCGCGCGCGCTGCCGGGCTGCCGTTCGGGGGCGGCGGGATGCCGGACCTGTCCGGGCTGCCGCCGTCGCTGCGCGAGCTCCCGCCGGGCCTCGACCAGCTGCCGCCCGGGTTCGACCCGAGCAAGTTCAAGTTCCCCAAGGAGAAGTGA
- a CDS encoding helix-turn-helix transcriptional regulator has translation MPNLLGEFLRARRELTRPEDHGLPVGRRRVPGLRREEVAMLAGISAEYYLRLERGRDRHPSAQVVEALARVLDLDDESTAYLASLATPAPRPPRRSRRDPERAAPEIVRLLDAMPGVPAFVMGRCMDVLAHNRMAELLCGGAPGDGNIVRHVFLDPASRDLYPDWPDVAAETVAALRSSAADAPDDPRLVTLVGELSVKSGEFRRLWARHDVRGKAAGSKRMLSPAVGEVTVRWETFAVASAPGQLMIAYFAEPGSPSAQALAALQELAARQ, from the coding sequence ATGCCGAACCTCCTGGGCGAGTTCCTCCGCGCCCGCCGCGAGCTCACGCGCCCCGAGGACCACGGCCTGCCCGTCGGCCGCAGGCGGGTGCCGGGTCTGCGGCGGGAGGAGGTCGCGATGCTCGCCGGCATCAGCGCCGAGTACTACCTGCGTCTGGAACGCGGGCGGGACCGGCACCCGTCGGCGCAGGTCGTGGAGGCGCTGGCCCGCGTGCTCGACCTCGACGACGAGTCGACCGCCTACCTGGCCTCGCTCGCCACACCCGCGCCGCGACCCCCGCGGCGCTCGCGGCGGGACCCGGAACGGGCGGCACCGGAGATCGTCCGGCTGCTCGACGCGATGCCCGGCGTGCCGGCGTTCGTCATGGGCCGGTGCATGGACGTGCTGGCCCACAACCGGATGGCCGAGCTGCTCTGCGGCGGCGCCCCCGGCGACGGCAACATCGTGCGGCACGTGTTCCTCGACCCCGCCTCCCGTGACCTGTACCCGGACTGGCCCGACGTGGCGGCGGAGACGGTCGCCGCGCTGCGGTCGTCGGCCGCGGACGCTCCGGACGATCCACGGCTGGTCACGCTGGTCGGCGAGCTCTCGGTGAAGAGCGGGGAGTTCCGCAGGCTGTGGGCGCGCCACGACGTGCGTGGGAAGGCCGCGGGCTCCAAGCGCATGCTGTCGCCCGCGGTCGGCGAGGTGACGGTGCGTTGGGAGACCTTCGCCGTGGCGAGTGCCCCGGGCCAGCTGATGATCGCCTACTTCGCCGAGCCGGGGTCGCCGTCGGCGCAGGCGCTGGCGGCCCTGCAGGAGCTCGCGGCACGCCAGTAG
- a CDS encoding SDR family oxidoreductase — MTQTSFDLTGRIAVVTGASSGIGAATARALAAGGAKVAVLARRTDRIEALAKEIDGIAVPADVTDPASLARAATTIRAELGRPDLVVANAGVMNGAPFATAEPAEWSAMVDTNVTGLLHTGKAFVDDLLAAAAEGRPADLVHVGSIASHEVFPGYAVYSATKAGVAALTRGLRLELGPRGVRVRAVEPGITESELGETMLDAEGRATLEDIRQQVGPIPASDVAEAIAWSAAAPARLNVAQLIVLPTAQG, encoded by the coding sequence ATGACACAGACCAGCTTCGACCTCACCGGACGCATCGCCGTCGTCACCGGAGCCAGCAGCGGGATCGGCGCCGCGACCGCGCGGGCGCTGGCCGCGGGCGGTGCCAAGGTCGCGGTGCTCGCGCGCCGCACCGACCGGATCGAGGCGCTCGCGAAGGAGATCGACGGCATCGCCGTCCCCGCCGACGTCACCGACCCGGCGAGCCTCGCCCGCGCCGCAACCACGATCCGCGCCGAACTCGGCCGGCCCGACCTGGTCGTCGCCAACGCCGGCGTGATGAACGGTGCCCCGTTCGCCACCGCAGAGCCCGCCGAGTGGTCGGCGATGGTGGACACGAACGTCACCGGGTTGCTGCACACCGGCAAGGCCTTCGTCGACGACCTCCTCGCGGCCGCCGCCGAGGGCAGGCCCGCCGACCTCGTGCACGTCGGCTCGATCGCGAGCCACGAGGTCTTCCCCGGCTACGCCGTCTACAGCGCGACGAAGGCGGGCGTGGCGGCGCTGACGCGCGGGCTGCGGCTCGAGCTCGGCCCGCGCGGGGTGCGCGTGCGCGCCGTCGAGCCGGGGATCACCGAGAGCGAGCTCGGCGAGACGATGCTCGACGCCGAGGGCCGCGCGACCCTCGAGGACATCCGGCAGCAGGTCGGACCGATCCCGGCGAGCGACGTCGCGGAGGCGATCGCGTGGTCGGCCGCAGCGCCGGCCCGGCTCAACGTCGCGCAGCTGATCGTGCTGCCGACGGCACAGGGCTAG
- a CDS encoding AAA family ATPase codes for MTTATPPVRLALPGRTLLLVAGMPGAGKSTLLASLPAAEGLTVLDSEAYRAALRPIARGVPYAVQRPVVHLMHRTAVVGAALSATPTVVVHLPATQPSTRAAMARLAAATGREAHLLWLQADAAEARRAQYERGRVVPEASFCAHARHAEHTAAELVGNPPPGWRSVTVLDRAAARGGLRLDTGPAPEAASPVPSAARSAARR; via the coding sequence GTGACCACCGCGACACCGCCGGTGCGGCTCGCCCTGCCGGGACGCACGCTGCTGCTGGTGGCCGGGATGCCGGGGGCGGGCAAGTCCACCCTGCTGGCGAGCCTGCCGGCTGCCGAGGGGCTCACCGTGCTCGACTCCGAGGCGTACCGCGCGGCGCTGCGACCGATCGCACGTGGGGTGCCGTACGCCGTGCAACGACCGGTCGTGCACCTGATGCACCGCACGGCCGTGGTCGGGGCGGCCCTCTCGGCCACCCCCACGGTCGTCGTGCACCTGCCCGCCACGCAGCCGAGCACCCGCGCCGCGATGGCCCGCCTCGCCGCCGCCACGGGGCGGGAGGCGCACCTGTTGTGGCTGCAGGCCGACGCGGCCGAGGCCCGGCGCGCCCAGTACGAGCGCGGCCGGGTCGTGCCGGAGGCCTCGTTCTGCGCCCACGCCCGGCACGCCGAGCACACCGCGGCCGAGCTGGTCGGCAACCCTCCGCCCGGGTGGCGCAGCGTCACCGTGCTCGACCGGGCGGCCGCGCGCGGGGGCCTGCGCCTCGACACCGGCCCCGCGCCCGAGGCGGCTAGCCCTGTGCCGTCGGCAGCACGATCAGCTGCGCGACGTTGA
- a CDS encoding [protein-PII] uridylyltransferase produces the protein MGAVAVASGDAEDLARAKAVLLEQGTGKRRLGPEALRTALVDLHDFWLSSRAAAIGLTDRAALVAVGALGRRELAPWSDLDLVLLHDGRKDIERLARDLWYPLWDAGIGLDHSVRTPGQAVQVAATDLRAALGLLEARHIAGDPALSEKVRAAVRQSWRAGIRGRFDELADTAHERWRKVGDVAHRVEPDLKHGHGGLRDIQLIDALAAAQLVDRPAADVQAARMLLLDVRTELHRLAGRARDVLHAQDADEVAAALEISDRFELARALSGAARSVAFAAEVGLRSARNALPRRGLAALRRPPVRRPLDSGVVEHIGEVALARDASAARDPALVLRVAATAARTGLPIAAGTLHRLADTAPELRAPWPRPALGELLSLLGTGRPLVDVVESLDRTGLWGRLFPEWGAVRDLPPRDRAHVWTVDRHLVEACAQAARLTTRVARPDLLLVGALLHDIGKGRGGDHSEVGESLAVQVGRRLGFPEADVAVLGRMVRHHLLLPHTATRRDLEDPATVTRVVDTLDGDGLLLELLEALAEADALATGPGVWSPWKRALIHDLANRCRAVLAGKALPGPTPPTAAAAELAGTVEADGRAQVRLDEGDPAGVVVAVPHRIGSLAAAAGVLALHSLEVHAAELATLGGVAVFTFTVSPRFGGLPDPALLRSDLTRVLDGGLQLPEALARKERDYAPRGPAADPPAPARVLWFDDEATGAVVLELRGTDRIGLLYRVAAALEECGADVRWARASTLGASVVDAFGLAGAGGEGTLGRAERRRIEKAVLTAAG, from the coding sequence GTGGGTGCCGTGGCCGTGGCGTCGGGGGACGCGGAGGACCTGGCCCGAGCGAAGGCCGTGCTGCTGGAACAGGGCACCGGCAAGCGCAGGCTCGGCCCGGAGGCGCTGCGCACGGCGCTGGTCGACCTGCACGATTTCTGGCTCTCCTCGCGGGCGGCCGCGATCGGGCTCACCGACCGTGCCGCGCTCGTCGCGGTGGGGGCGCTGGGCCGCCGGGAGCTCGCGCCGTGGTCGGACCTCGACCTGGTCCTGCTGCACGACGGCCGCAAGGACATCGAGCGGCTGGCGCGGGACCTGTGGTACCCGCTGTGGGACGCCGGGATCGGGCTGGACCATTCCGTCCGGACCCCCGGTCAGGCCGTGCAGGTGGCCGCCACCGACCTGCGCGCCGCGCTCGGGCTGCTCGAGGCCCGGCACATCGCGGGCGATCCGGCGCTCTCGGAGAAGGTCCGCGCCGCGGTGCGCCAGTCGTGGCGGGCCGGGATCCGCGGACGCTTCGACGAGCTCGCCGACACCGCCCACGAGCGCTGGCGCAAGGTCGGCGACGTGGCGCACCGGGTGGAGCCCGACCTCAAGCACGGCCACGGCGGCCTGCGCGACATCCAGCTGATCGACGCGCTCGCCGCGGCCCAGCTCGTCGACCGGCCTGCGGCCGACGTGCAGGCGGCGCGGATGCTCCTGCTCGACGTCCGCACCGAGCTGCACCGGCTCGCGGGCCGGGCCCGGGACGTCCTGCACGCCCAGGATGCCGACGAGGTGGCGGCCGCGCTGGAGATCTCCGATCGGTTCGAGCTGGCGCGCGCACTGTCCGGGGCGGCCCGGTCGGTGGCGTTCGCGGCCGAGGTCGGGCTGCGCTCGGCCCGCAACGCGCTGCCCAGGCGCGGGCTCGCCGCGCTGCGCCGCCCGCCCGTCCGCCGCCCGCTGGACTCCGGCGTGGTCGAACACATCGGCGAGGTGGCGCTGGCCCGCGACGCATCGGCGGCCCGCGACCCCGCCCTCGTGCTCCGGGTGGCCGCCACGGCCGCCCGCACCGGCCTCCCGATCGCGGCCGGCACACTGCACCGGCTCGCCGACACCGCCCCGGAGCTGCGGGCGCCGTGGCCGCGGCCGGCGCTGGGCGAGCTGCTGTCGCTGCTGGGCACCGGCCGCCCGCTGGTCGACGTCGTGGAGTCGCTGGACCGCACCGGGCTCTGGGGGCGGCTCTTCCCCGAGTGGGGCGCGGTGCGCGACCTGCCGCCCCGGGACCGGGCGCACGTGTGGACCGTCGACCGGCACCTCGTCGAGGCGTGCGCGCAGGCGGCGAGGCTCACCACGCGCGTCGCACGACCGGACCTGCTGCTGGTCGGCGCACTGCTGCACGACATCGGCAAGGGCCGCGGGGGCGACCACTCCGAGGTGGGGGAGTCGCTCGCCGTGCAGGTGGGGCGGCGCCTGGGTTTCCCGGAGGCGGACGTCGCCGTGCTCGGCCGGATGGTGCGCCACCACCTGCTGCTGCCACACACCGCCACCCGCCGCGACCTGGAGGACCCGGCCACCGTCACCCGCGTCGTCGACACCCTCGACGGGGACGGCCTGCTGCTGGAGCTCCTCGAAGCGCTCGCCGAGGCCGACGCGCTGGCCACCGGCCCCGGCGTGTGGAGCCCGTGGAAGCGGGCGCTCATCCACGACCTCGCCAACCGCTGCCGGGCGGTGCTCGCCGGGAAGGCCCTGCCCGGCCCCACGCCCCCGACCGCGGCCGCGGCCGAGCTGGCCGGCACCGTCGAGGCCGACGGGCGTGCGCAGGTGCGTCTCGACGAGGGCGACCCCGCGGGCGTCGTCGTCGCCGTGCCGCACCGCATCGGTTCGCTCGCCGCCGCAGCGGGGGTGCTCGCCCTGCACTCGCTGGAGGTCCACGCCGCGGAGCTCGCCACGCTCGGCGGCGTCGCGGTGTTCACGTTCACCGTCTCGCCGCGGTTCGGCGGCCTTCCCGACCCCGCCCTGCTGCGCTCGGACCTCACCCGCGTGCTCGACGGCGGCCTGCAGCTGCCCGAGGCGCTGGCCCGCAAGGAGCGCGACTACGCCCCGCGCGGCCCCGCCGCGGATCCGCCCGCTCCGGCCCGGGTCCTCTGGTTCGACGACGAGGCCACCGGCGCGGTCGTCCTCGAGCTGCGCGGCACCGACCGGATCGGGCTGCTGTACCGGGTCGCGGCCGCGCTGGAGGAGTGCGGGGCCGACGTGCGCTGGGCGAGGGCGTCGACGCTGGGCGCCTCCGTCGTCGACGCGTTCGGCCTGGCCGGCGCCGGCGGCGAGGGCACGCTCGGGCGCGCGGAGCGCCGGCGGATCGAGAAGGCGGTGCTCACCGCCGCCGGCTGA
- a CDS encoding P-II family nitrogen regulator, which translates to MKLVTAIVKPFVLEDVKGALEQIGVLGMTVSEVQGYGRQKGHTEVYRGAEYSVDFVPKVRVEVVADDTTADKVVDAVVEAARTGKIGDGKVWVTPVETVVRVRTGERGADAI; encoded by the coding sequence ATGAAGCTGGTCACGGCGATCGTGAAGCCGTTCGTCCTCGAGGACGTCAAGGGTGCGCTGGAGCAGATCGGTGTGCTCGGCATGACGGTCAGCGAGGTGCAGGGCTACGGCCGGCAGAAGGGCCACACCGAGGTCTACCGGGGTGCGGAGTACTCCGTGGACTTCGTGCCCAAGGTGCGGGTGGAGGTCGTCGCGGACGACACCACCGCCGACAAGGTGGTCGACGCCGTCGTCGAGGCGGCGCGCACCGGCAAGATCGGTGACGGCAAGGTGTGGGTCACCCCGGTGGAGACCGTGGTCCGGGTCCGCACGGGCGAGCGCGGGGCCGACGCCATCTGA
- a CDS encoding ammonium transporter, with product MDTGDTAWMLASSALVLLMTPGLAFFYGGMVRSKSVLNMIMMSFSAMGLIGVLWVLYGYSVAFGNDVGGGLLGNPGEFAGLQGTFGGTYLATDGGPPVDIPLVGTIPATVFVAFQAMFAIITVALISGAVADRMKFGAWLLFAGLWATVVYFPVAHWVFSFDGVTAETGGWIANQLKAIDFAGGTAVHINAGAAALALVIVLGKRSGWPKEPMRPHNLTLVMLGAGLLWFGWFGFNAGSAVASNGIAGITFVNTLVATSAAMLAWLLVERIRDGKPTSLGAASGVVAGLVAITPSCSAVSPLGAIAVGVIAGVLCALAVGLKFRFGYDDSLDVVGVHLVGGLVGTLLVGFFATSSAPAAVDGLFYGGGFDQLWRQAVGAIAVLVYSFVISLVLGYIVKAVTGGGRLTAEAEATGIDEVEHAETGYDFSSHRSLAGIGSSRPAASAPAPAEQVPATAGKES from the coding sequence GTGGACACCGGCGATACCGCTTGGATGCTCGCCAGCTCAGCGCTGGTGCTGCTGATGACACCTGGCCTGGCGTTCTTCTACGGCGGAATGGTCCGTAGCAAGAGCGTCCTCAACATGATCATGATGAGCTTCTCGGCCATGGGGCTCATCGGCGTGTTGTGGGTGCTCTACGGATACTCCGTGGCGTTCGGCAACGACGTGGGCGGCGGCCTGCTCGGGAACCCGGGCGAGTTCGCGGGCCTGCAGGGCACGTTCGGCGGCACCTATCTCGCCACCGACGGCGGTCCGCCCGTCGACATCCCGCTCGTCGGCACCATCCCCGCCACGGTCTTCGTGGCGTTCCAGGCGATGTTCGCGATCATCACCGTGGCGCTGATCTCCGGCGCCGTCGCCGACCGCATGAAGTTCGGCGCGTGGCTGCTGTTCGCCGGGCTCTGGGCCACGGTCGTCTACTTTCCCGTCGCGCACTGGGTGTTCTCCTTCGACGGGGTCACCGCGGAGACGGGCGGCTGGATCGCCAACCAGCTCAAGGCCATCGACTTCGCGGGCGGCACGGCGGTGCACATCAACGCCGGTGCGGCGGCCCTCGCGCTCGTCATCGTGCTCGGCAAGCGCAGCGGTTGGCCGAAGGAGCCGATGCGCCCGCACAACCTCACGTTGGTCATGCTGGGCGCGGGCCTGCTGTGGTTCGGGTGGTTCGGGTTCAACGCGGGCTCCGCGGTGGCCTCGAACGGGATCGCAGGCATCACCTTCGTCAACACCCTCGTCGCCACCTCGGCCGCCATGCTCGCCTGGCTGCTCGTCGAGCGCATCCGGGACGGCAAGCCGACCAGCCTCGGCGCCGCCTCCGGTGTCGTCGCCGGTCTGGTCGCGATCACCCCGTCGTGTTCGGCGGTCTCGCCGCTCGGCGCGATCGCGGTCGGTGTGATCGCAGGCGTCCTCTGCGCCCTCGCGGTCGGCCTGAAGTTCCGGTTCGGCTACGACGACTCGCTCGACGTGGTCGGCGTCCACCTGGTCGGTGGTCTCGTCGGCACGCTCCTCGTGGGCTTCTTCGCCACCTCGAGCGCGCCGGCGGCCGTCGACGGTCTCTTCTACGGTGGCGGCTTCGACCAGCTGTGGCGCCAGGCCGTGGGTGCGATCGCGGTGCTGGTCTACTCGTTCGTCATCTCGCTCGTGCTCGGATACATCGTCAAGGCGGTCACCGGCGGTGGCCGGCTCACGGCCGAGGCGGAGGCCACCGGCATCGACGAGGTCGAGCACGCGGAGACCGGTTACGACTTCTCCAGCCACCGTAGCCTCGCCGGCATCGGCTCGTCGCGGCCCGCGGCGAGCGCCCCCGCACCCGCGGAGCAGGTCCCTGCGACCGCAGGCAAGGAGAGCTGA
- the ftsY gene encoding signal recognition particle-docking protein FtsY codes for MTTQTLWIVVAVVVAVLIIAVALGLVLRRRRQISLREQEQVERGTDTAPPRRGGTYQAGSGIAFSSGTETAPAEPETPPAPVEPPPVPAPTTDGTPFVPPAAPAPDTAAPPETAEPAAEAPAAPAPSMNGAAPAAPPTAPPTAPPTAPPAAPADIAPAEGRLERLRGRLARSRSGFGQGLLGLLGAGELDEESWEDVEATLLQADLGPEMTLELVDTLRTELARRAVRTPDQARQLLREVLTDALGTDLDRAVRALPHDGRPGVVLVVGVNGTGKTTTTGKLARVLVAGGRHVVLGAADTFRAAAAEQLTTWGERAGATVVRGPEGADPASVAFDAVKQGAEEGADAVLLDTAGRLHTKTGLMDELGKVKRVVERQAEVDEVLLVLDATTGQNGLTQARVFGDVVKVTGIALTKLDGTAKGGIVFRVQRELGVPVKLVGLGEGPDDLAPFDPAAFVDALLDK; via the coding sequence GTGACCACGCAGACCCTCTGGATCGTCGTCGCCGTCGTGGTGGCGGTCCTGATCATCGCCGTCGCGCTCGGCCTGGTGCTGCGCCGCAGGCGCCAGATCAGCCTGCGCGAGCAGGAACAGGTCGAGCGCGGGACCGACACCGCACCGCCCCGGCGTGGTGGCACCTACCAGGCCGGGAGCGGGATCGCCTTCTCCAGCGGCACGGAGACCGCACCGGCGGAACCGGAGACGCCGCCCGCCCCCGTCGAGCCCCCGCCCGTCCCGGCGCCGACGACCGACGGCACCCCGTTCGTGCCGCCCGCCGCCCCTGCGCCGGACACCGCTGCGCCGCCCGAGACGGCGGAACCGGCGGCCGAGGCCCCGGCCGCGCCTGCTCCGTCCATGAACGGAGCCGCCCCGGCCGCGCCTCCCACGGCGCCTCCCACGGCGCCTCCCACGGCGCCTCCCGCCGCGCCCGCCGACATCGCCCCCGCCGAGGGGCGGCTGGAACGCCTGCGCGGCCGGCTCGCCCGCTCGCGCTCCGGCTTCGGCCAGGGTCTGCTCGGCCTGCTCGGTGCCGGTGAGCTGGACGAGGAGTCGTGGGAGGACGTCGAGGCGACGCTGCTGCAGGCCGACCTCGGCCCGGAGATGACCCTCGAGCTGGTCGACACCCTGCGCACCGAACTCGCCCGCCGGGCCGTGCGCACCCCGGACCAGGCCCGGCAGCTGCTGCGCGAGGTGCTGACGGACGCGCTGGGCACCGACCTGGACCGCGCCGTGCGCGCCCTCCCGCACGACGGGCGCCCGGGTGTGGTGCTGGTCGTCGGGGTCAACGGCACCGGCAAGACCACCACCACCGGCAAGCTGGCCCGCGTGCTCGTGGCGGGCGGGCGGCACGTCGTGCTCGGCGCGGCCGACACCTTCCGCGCCGCCGCCGCCGAGCAGCTCACCACGTGGGGGGAGCGGGCAGGCGCCACGGTCGTGCGCGGGCCCGAGGGGGCCGACCCGGCCAGCGTGGCGTTCGACGCGGTCAAGCAGGGCGCGGAGGAGGGTGCCGACGCGGTCCTGCTGGACACGGCGGGCCGGCTGCACACCAAGACCGGCCTGATGGACGAGCTGGGCAAGGTCAAGCGGGTGGTCGAGCGGCAGGCCGAGGTGGACGAGGTGCTGCTGGTCCTCGACGCCACCACCGGCCAGAACGGGCTCACCCAGGCGCGGGTGTTCGGCGACGTCGTGAAGGTCACCGGCATCGCGCTCACCAAGCTGGACGGCACCGCCAAGGGCGGCATCGTGTTCCGGGTGCAGCGCGAGCTGGGCGTGCCGGTCAAGCTCGTCGGCCTCGGCGAGGGCCCGGACGACCTGGCCCCGTTCGACCCGGCGGCGTTCGTCGACGCGCTGCTCGACAAATGA